Within the Montipora foliosa isolate CH-2021 chromosome 11, ASM3666993v2, whole genome shotgun sequence genome, the region CGTTTTGTGAGGAGACATTGTTAGTGAATAAAACTGACGACAGCATTTATCGAACCTCCGATCACAAGTCAGTGTACATGCCACTGTGCTACAGACAGAAAAACAACACTAAAATTGTCTCCTAGCCCTAATCACtctacaaaaatgttgtttcaggtctaggGGAAACGTTTCGCTTCGTTGTTCATCAGTGGCGCGGGGACTGTGGAATGTGACTTCAGACCAGTCTTTTATCGAAATGGAGAATGCTTTGCAAAACAGTCCCTCTTAAACTGTCAATGAAATGAAGGAGATAGAtgatcttaaggacggtgcctactaaatataattcaaaggtatttttgccccgatttatgattacgcaggaaatgcagatcttaacaacaaaataaaattgggggtaaccacgtatttttcaaagacaattcatgaacaatattcgtaaaaacctttaaaatacaaagcaacgtagggcgttctttctaaaaactgaagcttaattacctctagggaatgcatggttacccctaattttctttttgggtaccTAAAGTACTTACTAAGGTCTACTTTccctgcatagttttaaaccgcgcaaaaatatccctgtattagtaagcatcaccgataggaaagccgagtatctcgagatgcgcaaaacgtatgcgcaataacaatagtaggcaccgtccctaaAGCAAGAAGATTTTTCAGACAATCTCAataggaaacaaacaaacaccgGGGAAGAACTTGAGCCATTTATCCATACGGGAAGCAGATCCAATGCATTGGGGCGATTCCTGTTTTTCTCTCTATTTCCGTTTACTGCTGATCACATCTAGAGGCCGCAATTCTTGCTGCCTGTGCCGAAAATCGAAATACTCGCAGGCACACGTTAGCAACCACCTCTTTGCATTATCTGAAACAACACATACGCTCTCACCCACCCACAACCGTTGATAGACCGAGGGTCAGTAATCTATGGGcttttttgtaaatttctctTATTATCATAAAATGTTGTTGTTTGGGATGGGGGCGGGGGCTGCAGTAGGAGAGAAGAATGGGATGGAGAAAGGAACAAGGCAAGGTTAAGTTTTCGTGACGCTTCATTCAAGTGAGCTACTGCATTTTAAGAACGATCAGGAAAATAGGAAATTTGAACACGAAAAAGAggacaaaataggaaaaaacgtaaaaaaaatagGAGATTTCGCAGGTAACTTACACAGCATATCGGTTCCCAGACAACCCTACGGTATTCACTTCCTTCCGTTCCATCCTTACAACTTTAGTTAATcaggccattttcgaattctcacggctggactggatctagcatgaaatggaggctaatgcaggcaaatcttttcaaatgcaaattaatttacccgcattagcctccatttcatgatagatccagtccaaccgttagaatacgaaactggcctattgtgTTATGCAAAACGGTTTGGCAAACACTGTGTTCCATATTTAATTTCAAACTGAAATTGAAGATTCAACTGTCGGTCACCCTTCCATGATGACATAACATTCACCAaccaaccaacctctagagacaccaataacaatagagaaatgtacgacttctggtggacgaacaaaagaagatgagagatcttttgttttcgtccaccagcgGCGATGACgttacgtgaaaacctcctTTTGACCTGACAGGTACAGCATTGTTAAAGAAGGTACGACTGCTTCAAATGCAACAGCTCCCCAAAACCTAATTGAGCGCCTTAACACTATTTTGAGGTTTCTAAGAACTCAGCACGAGtttagttttcttaaaatcaacatGAACAATAAAAAGCTCACAAATTAATCCGTATTTTAGTGTAACGATAACAAAAAAATCTCAGGGCCCATACCCCTTAGTacatttttcttccaaaaaaatGAAGTGTCACAGGGTTTTAGATTGAGGCTATTATACCTGAAACATTTTTATGACCTAGCATTAAAAAGTCTTTGTacagcaagaaacaaaaaacaggaAACACAGGAGGTTTTCTTAATAAAGTAGGAGGAAATATAGGAATGACTCCGAAAAATAGGAAAAACTAGGAACTTGACACCCTGAACGATGCAAAAGACCAGCTCGCGTGAACCTGATGATCCACATAGAACATTACAGTATTTCTACGATAAGAGTATATAGAGCGTtctcacatgacgtcacggcggccatgttggcgtACCAAACTAAAcctctgggatttgaactctatttttatgcaaatactttcttttgtttcagtaatccaatatgacTGCTGGTCATGTGAGTGGAAACGCTCCATTGTGGGGTAGGTCACGGTATCGGAGGTGTTACTGGGGCAGGGGTGCGGCTGTGTCTCTTCCAGACATCAAAAAACCGCCAAAACTGGCTCCTCTGTGAGCCGTTCCTGTGATACTTGAAGTAATTTGTCACTCCTCATTGCAACCCCCACCTGGGTAAAAAATGGATGCCTTAATTCCCGCGCTACTCTGCTGTTTCTTTTAACCGGCACAATAGAAGCATGTGCACTCAAATTGAGTTGGATTCTCAATGAAGGGATAGTTTGAGGGACAAATATGGCAGCCATTTTAGTCTGAGCGCTCAAATCACTCATGTGACTCCACGCCGTGCCGTGCTTTATCTTTGATCTTTTGGGTCGTTTAATTCGAAATGTTTACAATGACTTCGATGTTCTGACATTCATATACAAAGCTTGGCGGACAACGTTCATTCGGGCAACAGATTCAGTAGTGCAGTAATACTTGaaaggccttattcacgatagccgccatgttggttttcatattgtcatgcaaattagccatgcgtTATGCTAggggcaaacattgaaaaaacaaacaacttgcggaaaatcggctcaacgaaatattgaaataatattgcaaaaagtccattttagtatttagaattaagtaccttcaataaaattttttatctttttattgcctttgacattttgactttctacttcgtcatctgctcatttttcactaaaaaaaacgtcgaagtaactcgtgtaatgattgtattttactacttaggtgataaacattcaatgaacgtgaaacaaatcatctgtgtggcttaggtgttcgttataacctctcgaacttgtgttgtttgtgtacctaatttgcatgataatagcaaatccaacatggcggccatcgcgaataaggtctattaaatAAATGTATACGTTTCAAGTTTAGACTGTAGACGAAGTAGAGAGATGATTCTCGctcttatctggacaatttaagcaatcgtctcttatagacacctgaaaaattcaggtggcccCAACGGGATTCCaacctatgacctctgcgatgccgatgcaatgctccaccagctgagctatgaagccgcaCAGTTGAGAGTAGgttaatttgttgggctcatttgtttccGTGAAGactcaatgaatgaaagaaatgtatatatttgaagtgtggattATAGACGAAATGTAGTAGTGATCCTCGCACTGAGAAGGACAattaaagcaattgtctcttatagacacctgaaaaattcaggtggttccAACGGGATTCCAACCCATGAGAACTgagtagcttcatagctcagttaaaAGACCATtacaccggcatcgcagaggtcatgggtttgaattcTCTTGAAGCCAGAGATCATTGCTCAAATAATTGTATTGTcccagataagtgtgaggatcgTTTCTCCCCTAGTTGACATTCAAGAACGGTTCATAATAATGTCAATTTAAACCCTTTACAAGACGTTTGGATAAACTTTTTTTATTGCTTATTGACTCTATATATAAGACATATTACAGGTCTCCACCccctcaaaaaaagaaatgtcgCCCGGCGTTGCCTCTTGTTCAAGGTCTTGATTCCTTCGTGCTGAAGCGGTTGGCATAAGCAATAGCTTTCGATAGCTTTTTTAAGGAAAAGAAGAATTCATTCAATTAGAGTTTTTCTTTGAGGACATGTTTTACTCGCTTGTAAATTAAGGCAAACTTTTGCGATTTTAGAGGAAGTCAGCGGTTTGGGTCACACAGAATAAGCAATGGGCTATGAATCAGGAGTAACCATATCTCTAGCGACTTGGAAAGCCGCTATCAAAGAACTGAGCTGAATCTTCTCAGATGTCCCTGCTGCCAGCCGGTACCTGAAACAGTAAGATGACAATTTTACACCCAGAACTTTGCAAGCAAATGGAGAACTTCCAAATGAAAGGGAATTACTTAACTCAATTCAACTTACTCAACATCTGCCATCTTTTGCAGCAAATGAATTCGGATCGTCTGTGGAAAATTCACTGCGAAAAGGATGAGACAACAGGTTTGCACTATAGATAGCAAGAGTTTTAATGTACGATTTTCGATGTTCTATAGCCGCGCAGCCAAGCCTTTGAAAatgcacggaaacgcttgctacgcaggccaCAGAACACCCACTACAATGAGAGGTGAACTTAAGGTGATGCCTCTGGTTTTGCACTGCGCACCCCTACTGCGCAtgatttcttgcgtcattggcacgcgcattagctcgcgcacattgataaaatggcggattttcgttgacgccaagcttaatctgtcaaggaatggctattttctcctgaacaagcacggtgacccctcctttttaatggtgttatgtactcgtaataggtacacggaaaacatattttaaggagaaaacaagttggatagtagaagttgtagtatttatatgtaaatgacgtgaaactgtaTTTGGATCCAGACAATGAGTGTGAGGTGAtgatgtagcggtccaattgcttacatttctttgcaagattgagcaatttgaaatcactttactgaaagattttagcccggacaaacaagtaggctcaagttttcagtaatagtCAGTAGCTTTTGcaatataacaacaatttttccggttttcgcgtaattcggtaaaaaacacttaaaataaaggtcaggcagcgcgaaaacaagcacggtgatcccatctttttattgcatttttaaatGTCCTatgcatgaatatcaattttgccaagtttgacaaaaatctggatggtacgtcattttcaaggcaATTACCTTAAGTGTCTTCCCTTCTAGTAATATCAAACCATCTTGGGTCATGTCGGTGTCTGTTCGCTATCGCCTCGAAGTCACTTCGTCCCGGTCTCCGACGGTACTTCCACATGCTTTGTACACTCGTCTACACTCATGAGATAGCCTGGCATTTTAAACTCGGGTTATTTCAGTTCGTGTAGccagcacccgtaccatttttgTCTGATTCTAATTCTAACGTGAAAtcagttatttgttgttgtttacaaaataaGTAAAGTAGATGAACTGATGGACAAAATCATAGTTAACTGACCTCTGTGGACATACAAATGTACTTCAGTGAGAATATCTTGAAGTGCCAGGCCTTTAAGAGTCTTCAGTTTCATGATTTCTATTGGAGGGTTAAAGGCATCATCCAACCGGTGTACCGCTTTACCAAAAGAAAACACTAGTCCTCGTTTGTTCACAGAAGATAAGTCCCGTCGAGCAGgcttaatagggagctttagcaacgacaacggcgacgtcaacgagaacgtcacaaatttgcatatttcgtgggcaaagacaatagctttgcacgctctgcacgtgcgtttttcatttttgtctatttcttcgccgtcgtcagcaaaacaacaacgtcaaatgatcaaatttgaggttttatgaaggacgtcatcatttgaagataatttttcattttctcccctaaataaagcgccgatcataacgttttcattcctgagggattGCCATACCTTTCTCACAtgaaaaaacttggaatagtcgtgaaatgattacaataatgagaatttatgttttgtggtgacgttctcgttgccgttcccgtcgtctttgctaaagctccctaatagggagcttaagcaacgacaacggcgacggccacgagaacgtcatctcaaaatatacattcgcgttattgtaatcgcttcgttactatttcaacttttttaatataacgggggtgtggtagttcctcaaaaatgacgctggtaggaacggcgctcaatttagggcagaaaatgaaaatttatcctcaagtaatgacgttgtccataaaacctcaaatttggcaatttcacgttgttgttttgctgacgacggcaaagaaatggacaaaagtgaaaaacgcacgtgcagggcgtgcaaggctattgtttttgcccactaaatatgcaaatttgtgacgttctcgttgccgtcgccgttgtcgttgcttaagttccctaatatcTGGATGGGTGCCCGTCTGGGAATACCCTGTACTGCACACCTTtaatcctcaagtgctgacgttcttcataaaaccaaaaacttggctatttcacgttgttgttttgctgacgacggcaacgaaatggacaaaaaatggacaaaggtgaaaaacgcacgtgcagggcgtgcaaagctattgtttttacccactaaatatgcaaatttgtgacgttctcgttgccgtctccgttgtcgttgcttaagctccctattagttACCTGGACGGCCGAACTTAGCTTTATGGCCTGCTCCCACGAATCTCCCACAGCCCAGAGGTAAGACATCCGAACTCGGTTATCGGAATGTCGTAGGCTCTgtagcactcggatttttttttccaaatatctTCGAATCACCATTGATAAATGCACATCTTTAAGAACCGCATAGGTAGAAAGATAGAAGTAATATCCGTACACATCAGGACGCAAAATGGCAACGTTCACgtgggtgatgtagcagctgatccaaagataACTCGCCATTGGTTTGCAACCCTGACCCCAAACAATAGCTAAAACAATAGAACGAATGAAATATCATTGTTTCTTGCAGGGGTTGCGAACCAATGgcgagtaatctttggatcagctgctacactactggaaATGTTGAGACGCAAGGCTTCCACACGTGCATGTACATTTTGCGTCACTTCAATGGACTGAAAGAAAGGGGTACCATGGTATTTGCAATCTACCTTAAATGTTGACGGACGTTAGTCGAAAACTCAAGGATACTGTTGAATACAGTGGTGAAATCCTCATTCAGCATCCACTCTACTATATTTGCAATGTCAGATCGGAGTGGCTGCCCGGTGCAAGAGTAGACATTTTCTTCATTCACTGTGTCAAATGCCATGGCTGTACTCTGCAAACAAAGAACCACTGAGTAAGTGGATAAGTGCAATGGCCTGGCCATCATGATTGAGATGAAGTTGTTGTGTGATTTATTTAAAGTGGTCAGTATTACCAGTTGTGAATGAGGTACTAGGGGCCATCCCAAGAAATATGAAAAAGAACTAATTGGGATGGAACCAGCATGCAATAGCTTGCCTTTCTGCAAATGACATGAATACTTGAAAGTGAAAGAGTCAGAACTGAGAAGTCTTGCTGACTGAGGATGATATCAACAGCAACTGTGTTGTGaacaatgataatgatggtGATAGTAaacactttatttaaagagagTAGCACcgggcctacagtttatagtcctttATAGTCCTTATCACCTATACATTTGCGGATGGAGGAAGGAAGGAGAtgctgaagaaacaagaaacaagaaacaagaaagaaaaagaagaagaagaagaagaagaagaagaagaagaagaagaagaagaagaagaagaaggaagaagaagaagaagaagaagaagaagaagaagaagaagaagaagaagaagaagaagaagaagaagaagaagaagaagaagaagaagaagaagaagaagaagaagaagaagaagaagaagacgacgacgacgacgacgacgacgacgacgacgaaagAAGCAGATGGTGATGAAGATTATAATGGTAATAATACTTTGGTGTTCAGTAGGTATCAGTGATCTCAGAATTCTTCGGCTAAATTTTCCTCTTAGTGGCTACTACAGTCGCAACAAAAATTGGGTCAGACAGTTATCCTGTTACTTCATACTATTCTCCTTCTACTGCATCCACTCATAAATGAGCCACTTAACTAAAACAGCCCATCAGTTTCTCAGGAGACTCGCCCTGTAATGATAATGAAAAGTCAAAAAATTATACTGACCTGCAAAATATTAAGAGCCTTTCGCATGTCGCCGCTTGCCAATCTCACTAAGCTTTTAATGCCATCGTCAGAAACTTGCACTCTAAAAATATTAGGAAAACCAGTTATACCGTACCAACATTGCATTTCAATGAAACTGAACAACTTAATTGACGACCTGGGATAGCTGTGGTGCTTTTAAGACGGTGAACCGCTAGCTTTGAAAATCGCCTCATATTTGCTATGTGGCACCTACCCTCCATTCATGTATTGACAAGTAAAGGATGGTTTACACTAGGCACAGACCAGAACGATGAAATGACAATTTTACAAACTGCTATAATTATAACGATAGCATAACATATCattatttttaaagccaaattacAGTCAAATGTATGAAAAAGATGGTGCAGTTACAAGGACTCGGCAACTGTGTGACGCTTTACTCTGGAAGCCAAGACATGAACGACACACGCCTGGAAAGCTAAGGAACATATATCTAGACCAATTTATAGGTGCAGATACTGGAGCAGGAAAGAGAAATTACCAAATGTCATAAATTGCAAAATTGGTGGGAATTGTTATTCCATTTTACGAGCTTACACGCGAGTTATTGTGCGTCGATTGTCACGTGATATTGCATTCATTTGTCACATGTTTGTCTTTAAATGAAACGTTGTCGTTCGTCATAACAGGGATGAATATGTTACGAATATGATAAGCAGGCCTGAcctcatgatgatgatgatgaaaaaccTTGGTACCTAAAAGCCTGGTTAAAGAGAATTTCATTTTCCCAGAACTGTTGCTTGAAGTTCTCCTTTCACTAGTAACCTTTTTACCTATCCTTTTCTTGGCCACCATGGTCAGAAAACCCATGGTGGCTACTAACCCCAGATAACTTGACTGAGGATGAACTGCAAATAACCTCAAGGaaattgcaaaagaaaattaatcatTTTTACATTCCTCTTAAGTTTGGATTAGTAACGATGTCTTCGCatgcattctcgtcaccagagtctCGGATCGAccggaggctctgggaaattcTACATGTAAGtgtatgtaggagaacatgcgccgttgCGTtattatagccaaaaattggctattctCGGGATTTTTCGAGGTTAAAATGTCTATAAAAATCGACGTTTCGATcagttttactggtcttcttcaggttgttaaaaatttttcaatatggcggatcgtTTTTTGATGTTCAACTTGGTAACCGCACGTGTCGTTTCGTGACCATTACACGACGTAAATGATTGGCTATTTAAACCTTACGGCGCCtactcactcctcgtgctaacataaAGGCACCAATTATttgagacgcttttgattgttcttcacgaaaaccaatgagaagacactatgattcagggttccccagagctcttgcCAAGAGAAGAGCTGCGGGATCGAGATTGGCTGTCTTTGCAACCACTTGATaaccgcagttcatatatataaTCACTTGACCTTGTTAAGAAGAATCTAATTTGAAGGTTTCTCAGTGTCAGTAGATTCTTATTGCACGGCAgataaggaaaggaaaagaacaggaaaagaaatttatttaaatgtctagtcttctagtgctggagcactaactaattggggacactgtaaactgaaatcaacaaattaacacaaatcaaagcaaagtcCAAAACTAAGGAGAGATGTATTGCACATTGATTAACctcattaaaaattaataataatcacaGCTGTTCCTGAACCCCAAAATTATACACCATGGATAAATCATGTACAGGAAATTGCACAGGTACACGTATCGTAATATACTCAAGGGAACACTTTGTAACGCTTATCAAGAATTGTCCTGCATCTAATTTCGTACTTCTATGGACACAATTGTATGTAACATCAATTATCATTTCTGAGATGTAGTGTATCACCAAACTCACCCCTCGGTGCTGATAACATGTTGAAGCCGAGATGTCATCTGCTCATTGTCAAGAGGCCCAAACCGAAACCGTGTGCACCGTGACTGAAGTGCTGGAATGATCTTAGTGAGGTAGTTACAAATCAAACAGAACCTTGTGTTCTCAGTAAATTTCTCCATCACTGCAAGAAACGCA harbors:
- the LOC137974943 gene encoding replication factor C subunit 5-like, whose product is MVVSGQDQKRNLPWVEKYRPNSLEDLISHKDIITTIKRFIDEERLPHLLFYGPPGTGKTSTILAVAKQIYSPREFNSMVLELNASDDRGIGIVRGAILSFASTRTIFKSGFKIVILDEADAMTQDAQNALRRVMEKFTENTRFCLICNYLTKIIPALQSRCTRFRFGPLDNEQMTSRLQHVISTEGVQVSDDGIKSLVRLASGDMRKALNILQSTAMAFDTVNEENVYSCTGQPLRSDIANIVEWMLNEDFTTVFNKIMKLKTLKGLALQDILTEVHLYVHRVNFPQTIRIHLLQKMADVEYRLAAGTSEKIQLSSLIAAFQVARDMVTPDS